The following DNA comes from Gopherus flavomarginatus isolate rGopFla2 chromosome 5, rGopFla2.mat.asm, whole genome shotgun sequence.
ACTGCATAAACAGTAGTTTAATATCATGCAATGCAAAGAgtcacaggagacacattaaaaagCCACAGTTTGATTATCACAGATCTAAGGGGGCTGTGAAAGGTAGTTTCTGATTATTCTTATTGACAGCAGGCAGAGAAGCCCTTATAAATATGTTATGATTGTGAAGTACAAGCACAGGGAAGGGCTCAAGTTATATTAATATACAGTACTATGTGTGTCATTTCCATAGCAAATTATTAATCTTACAAACACATGAATAAAGTTCATATGACTTCAATGCAGGCTCAGAAGAAGCAGCGGAGCAGATATGAGCAGAAAAAAATCGTGAATTCATTACTAGGTCTCTAATACCCGATGTTTCCCCTTTGGTTTATCTGTGACATCCACACAGTGCTGCTTGCCCTTACAATGTGTGATGAAAAAGAAGCTGCTCCAGCATAGGGGGCATTACTGGGTGGATCTGGGctggaggaaaaaaatgtgtCTGTCCATCCACAACACTGCCCTTTCTGGATAAAGACACCCTTAAGCAAGCATGTGTGATCTTATAGCCCTCAAGTGACTGCATACTAAATAGGCTATTGAAGCCCTTGAATGTTTAGAGTTACCCACAGTACACAATAAGAATAATCAGGAATGTAGggcaagggacctcaagaggtcatttaatCCTACCCTCTGTGTTGAGGCAGTACATAGtatacctagactatccctgagagttgtttgtctaacctgctcttaaaaaccaccAGTGGcagggatttcacaacctctcATGGaggcctgttccagtgcttaaaatTGTTATAGTTAAGCTTTTcttaatagctaacctaaatctcccttgctgcagaataaGCTGATTACATCTTATCCTACCTTCagcggacatggagaacaactggtgACTGTCCTGTTTATAACAGACCTTAACAGTGGTTTCCAACCGTCTtaagcacaagatcactttttgaatttaagtgcaacctaGTATCTACCTCAAAGAAAACGTAGGAATAACAgaaatcacacaaacccaaacacccttacTCTGCCCATTGCCCTGACTCTttcctgaggccatgcccctacaccacccattctctgaggccctgccctgctccctccatcccccctccctccatcgttCGCTCTCCCTCACTCACCTAACCCCTTTAATTAAATTACCTATACCCATAAGTTTCAAATAAACAGATACTTACCAATGGGTATGGCACAGTCAAGGCTTCCTCAGCAAAGGGACTATTTTACCTTGAAGCCAGGCTGCAATGCTAGGGCAGGGCCAATACCTGCCTCTCCCTCATCAGGTGGGGAAAGGCATGTGTGACTGTCCCTGGGGATGGagccagagctggacacagtggctgcagggagcagaaatCGGCATGGTCATGGCAGATATTATCACTGACCCATggggctgggtggcctgctgagatGAGTcctggggtggaggtggcactccctTCCCAGCGCCCTGTGATGCTTGGCCTGTGCCTCACCATCTGGGGCTGGCATGAGCCACCTGGCATCACTACTGGCATCCCAAACTTTCTTCCACACCTCTCTAAGGGGATGTGTCCCACAGTTTGACTAAAGGGACATATGATAAAGgtcaataaaatcatgactggtatggagaaagtaaataaggaagtgttatttactccttctcataacacaagaattaggggtcaccaaatgaaattaataggcagcaggtttaaaacacacaaaaggaagtattttttcacataaatgcacagtcaacctgtggaactctttgccagaggatgttgtgaagggttcaaaaaagaactagataagttcctggaggataggtccattaatggctattagctaggatgggcaaggatgcaaaaccatgctgtgAAGTGTCCCTAGtttctgtttgctagaagctgggaatgggcgacaagaatggatcacttgatgattgcctgttctgttcattccctctgaagcacctggcattggccactgtcggaagacaggatactgggctagatggactattggtctgacccagtatggcattcttatgttcttaaatggcCAGATAGGTCAAATGGGGAAGTGTGGCATGTAGCTATATCGCagtcagggccatccctagacattttggtgacCTATGCAGCCCCAGGCCTCAGCGGGGAGAGGGGGGGCTGAGCCCAAGGTCTGTGGGGGGGCAGGATCAGGTTTGGAGGGTAGGGGGGAACTGCTCCCAGCACGAGCCAGCAGAGTGGAGAGggttggggccaggtcactccacttcctgccacccactgactgcagggcaggcaggcccGACCCcgcagcgggaagtggagtgacccaacCTTAGCCCGCTCTGCTCTGCTACCCTGGCTTCCAGTGTTGGgacttgtggggcaggagggaaccgccccccagcacacactggtggagcagagtggactGGGGCTGGGTAGTTCCACTTTCCACCACCCAGTGAGTGCAGGGCGTGCCCAACCCCTGTTGCAGTCCTCCAGGGcatagctcaggggaaggggtggagtgggaggtaGGCCTGGGACAGGGGTGGAGCAGTGGTGGGACTATggtgaaggggtggagtggggacaggggtgggaaaggtggagtgggggcagagcaggggcagaggctttgaggaagaggtggggtgggggcagagcaggggcgggggctatggggaaggggtggagtgggggcaagggTGGGAAAAGGTGGAGCGggcgtggagcaggggtgggggctttggggaagaggcgaggtgggagcagagcaggggcagctttcctggctggctcaATCAGCCAGGGGATCGGTGAGGGTAGGGCCTTGGAACAGAGGCTGATGATGCCATGACTTTTCCAAATGGAAATCCAGCCATGTTTCCTCCTTGAGGAAAGAAACAAATTATGCAGAAGCAGAAAACAGCCCTAGGAAGGATGAAAGGCAGGGTTGTTCCAAGAGAAGCAAGATAATTAGAGGCTTTTTATAGATTCTATGTAAATTTACTTGAAGTCCAATATGCTCCTTGTGTTGCTAAATGAGAGCTAATGAAATGGCTGCTAATTAACACAATAGCAACAATTAACAAAAAGTGATGTTACCTGAATCAGTATGATTTGAAACCAGAGTTTTCAtcatcaaagagaaaaaaaattatattaggaattaacaaagaacagagggaGTATCTGGTTCAGAAAGTCAATGATTCACATAATGTAGGGATGAAAAACATCTATGAATGATCTAGTGTGTTGTCTCTTCTACGGTAGGATTGTTCCCTACTGTATGTTAGTTTACCCAGACAAAAGGGGTAGTCTGAAGCCTGAAATTAGATTAGTAACCCTCACCATTTCCTAATGAAATAACCCCTTCCCAGCACAGCTAACAGCTCTATGTAGCCTCCACTCCCAGATAGGCTATCTTGTGAATTACTTAAGGTTAGGTTTCTCATTTCCCAACATAGGATTCTGTCCTAACAGTAACAAGCATTCTGGTAAATAACCATACTTATCTcagagttttgtttatttttgtccttttttatTAATCAAAAATCACCATCATCACTCATGTTTTGCGGGATCAGATAAATTCCAGAACATCTTAATAGCTGGAATCATTTTTATCAAATGAAACTAAAACCAAACTGTCATATGTTCTACAAGGAATAATATGGTGCCTTCATCTGCCCATAGCTATGGCAACAAAGCAGAAGTGTACTGGTCACCATACGAGACTCTGGATACCCCAGACCAAGGATCTCAGGAATAGTCTTTGGTAATTGACTCCCCTCTTCCCCAAGTAGGGTAGTACACCACTAAGGAAGCCGGGGAAGATTTAATATTACTAAGTACAGATTAAGATTGGGGCTGCAAATATAGTACAAGCACCCAGGTCTATCCCCATCACTTTCTACCCCCATCACTTAGTGAGCCAGTACAATTGGCAGCAAGATCAaggctgtgtcaaaagccttcttTCCATGTACAGAAAGAGCATTTTTCATGCAATACATGTTTTATTAGtggcaataataataaaatattggcAGTTATAAGTGTTGCACAAAGAAGTTCTACAAGTCTACTTCTGAAACATCCATATTTAGAGGCCCAAAGAGTTAGTTGCATTTGCTGAATCTGTTTTCAAGCAGAAACTAATTAAAGCATATCCATACCGGAAATTTTGCTAGGTGTGCCCTTTTAAACTCTTAACTGTTTTTCAGACAAAAATATCGGGCTAACACCAGAAGATTGCATACAACTCTGAATATACAAAGTTGTTTGCTGTGCAAAGGACCTGCTCAGCTCAAATCTTTGTTGTGAACGCCATCATAAGCAATAGATAAAATTTACACAAGATGCTGAAGCAGCAATTACATGTACCTGCATGCTATAGAACtctacagagaggcagggcatTCCTTACTTACTTAAAATGCACCTCAATTTAATTTTCAAATGTAAAATACTCAAAAGCTTTTCCCCAAAATAATGCAATTTCAATGGCTtcaaaattcatttgcaaaacaTTGTTAAACATATTTCAGCAAGAACTAGGATTTCAACTATATTAATAAGATCATAAGAAATTTTACTTCTAAACAACAGTAGGAGAATTCACTGGCTGAAGGATAATAAAACATATTGGACAAGAGAGAAAAACATAACTGCAAATTCACAGAACATTAAGAAACTAAAATTTTCTAGCACTTAATATGTATTTTTCCATGTTTTTCCCATATACAGCTTTTTCTAAAATATGGTATTTTCCTCCAAATGTGACATCACCTCTCTGACTGATAACACACAATGTGCCCCTTTTTCCAGACAGCTGATGACAGTAATTTACCGGAGAGAAAGCACTTTGTGAAGCATGATTTATAAGTCAGAGGGCAAAACTCCACCACCTCATAGTTAGAGAATTGAGAAAATATTTAGcaatacaaacagaaaaaaatatgtttaTCTTTTTGTCTCCAGATTAAAAGCAGAACATCCAGATCATGGTCATCACAATCGCAATGCTGAAGGTTGTTTTACTAACCACTGTGGCTGGACTCTTGTTGCAAAAGTCCTTTTGACAGCAGTGGAAATCAAAGTTGTCAGCACCAAAATCATCAGCAATCTCATTCATGTTGCATCGGGATTGTTTCCAGCAGGCATAGGTTTTCaaagcagcttttaaaaaaaaaaaaatcaaaaaaagagtTAGAAGCAGGATACCATACTGTTTGCTTCTCTGTAGAAAGAAGCAGAATCACTGCCCTGGTCTGAACAAGCCCAGTTCTTGTTGTTCAAACTCCTTTCAACATGTTCAGTCAGTCTTTCGTGAACGCACACTATAAACATGCTGGTGGGAACACAATAGGTGAGGCAACAACAGGCTTGTCGTCAAATCAGTATTAACTTGAAATATGACTCATGTATTCCCTCTAACTTAatgtctacacacaaatctctAGCTCAGCTGAAATAGTGCTTTAAACTCAAGCTAGTTGGCCCATCAGGGATCTGGGTTGAATCTCAAGTGCTGCTGTCTCTCAAGCTAACAATGCAGTGGGGATGCAGTTACGGCCAACAGCTTAAGTTAGCACAATTCATAAGCTACACAGAGTGATTGGGTTAGCAGCTAAGTTTTCTTCCACAGGAAAACCTGGAATGAACTATTCATTGCCGGATAATGCCAAGTTTGTGCTCAGTTCTCATCACAGAGTCTACAATTTAATGAAAACACTACATAGAATAGTGTTCTTTTCTAGTTGTGCCAGTGAAGTTTCCTTCATGCTCATGGATTCAGGAGCTTGCAGCTTCAATACATTTTGGCAGTGACAGAACTGGGGGCATTTAAAGATCCCCCATTAACACAAGACACCATAGCCAGTCCCTATTTTGGAGAGGAAGAATAAAAtcggggtggggaagagggagtgtgtgtggtgGAATATAAAGATAGTAGAAACATATTTCAGTCTGGCAGTCATTTGTTTTATAAAAGGACTTAGGCGctgtctacatgagaaagttgcaCTAATTTAAAAAGGTGAGATGTTCAACTGATGCAAAAGGATATATGGAAACTCTTGTATAGTATTGTTTTAAGAATAGCTTATTTCAATTTTAGTTTTCTTAAATGAATACAAGAGTTTCCACACAGCCTTTTGCATCAG
Coding sequences within:
- the LOC127052172 gene encoding CD59 glycoprotein-like, whose protein sequence is MNKMNCILFTVFIVLIAYCSSGYALRCYICADSPSLCLTNATCTHGDDSCLQIRFAALKTYACWKQSRCNMNEIADDFGADNFDFHCCQKDFCNKSPATVVSKTTFSIAIVMTMIWMFCF